A part of Aegilops tauschii subsp. strangulata cultivar AL8/78 chromosome 2, Aet v6.0, whole genome shotgun sequence genomic DNA contains:
- the LOC109767635 gene encoding uncharacterized protein, producing the protein MEPAARKWHGKGLLTRALLLGVAALALRLLYGAFVTVGGGWAPDPAVPSTAVVGRRTHAQAAAASGSPEAWRSHGWREAVEFHAGVLGRHLADGLVGPSSRAVCLGGAQQALALRELGVAGAVAVARRRSPPLAVAGDDRRLPFESSSVDFVFAGRALDSSRRPADLAGEAARILRPEGHLVVLTSSAGDAYSLRSLQALLPSLRLLRSREINSPDASTLRELVFQKLQPTTASTSTENSASNCTIGDHKMQLLTHAEPLIEEEPLKPWLTLKRNIQNIKYLPELADISFKRRYVYVDLGSRSYGSSIGSWFRKQYPKQNHTFEVFAIEADPTFHPDYATRKGVTLLPYAAWVKNDTLSFEINGDPGKEDEAKASGHGMGRIRPTAGKKMSGKVRSVQAFDFAEWLKQTVSEQDYVVMKMDVEGTEFDLIPRLFDTGAICLVDEVFLECHYNRWQRCCPGERSPKYQNTYEECLELFSSLRESGVLVHQWF; encoded by the coding sequence ATGGAGCCGGCGGCGAGGAAGTGGCACGGGAAGGGGCTCCTGACGCGGGCGCTGCTCCTCGGCGTCGCCGCGCTCGCGCTCCGCCTGCTGTACGGGGCGTTCGTGACCGTGGGCGGCGGGTGGGCGCCCGACCCGGCCGTGCCGTCCACCGCGGTGGTCGGGAGGAGGACCCACGCGCAGGCCGCGGCGGCCTCGGGGTCGCCGGAGGCGTGGCGCAGCCACGGGTGGCGCGAGGCGGTGGAGTTCCACGCCGGGGTGCTCGGGCGGCACCTCGCCGACGGCCTCGTCGGGCCGTCCTCCCGCGCCGTGTGCCTCGGCGGGGCCCAGCAGGCGCTCGCGCTGCGGGAGCTCGGCGTGGCCGGCGCCGTCGCCGTCGCGAGGAGGCGCTCCccgccgctcgccgtcgccgGTGACGACCGCCGGCTCCCGTTCGAGTCCTCCTCCGTGGACTTCGTCTTCGCCGGCCGCGCCCTCGACTCGTCCAGGCGCCCGGCCGACCTCGCCGGCGAGGCCGCGCGGATCTTGAGGCCGGAGGGCCATCTCGTCGTGCTCACCTCCAGCGCCGGCGACGCCTACAGCCTCCGCTCGCTTCAGGCGCTCTTGCCGTCGCTGCGGTTGCTCCGATCTCGCGAGATCAACAGCCCCGACGCGTCCACCCTCCGGGAACTGGTCTTCCAGAAGCTTCAGCCTACTACGGCGTCCACCTCCACTGAAAATTCAGCGAGCAACTGCACAATTGGGGATCACAAGATGCAGCTCCTGACGCACGCCGAGCCGCTGATCGAGGAAGAGCCGCTGAAGCCATGGCTGACGCTGAAGCGAAACATCCAGAACATCAAGTACCTTCCAGAGCTTGCCGACATCAGCTTCAAGCGCCGGTATGTGTACGTTGATCTCGGCTCGCGCAGCTACGGATCCAGCATCGGCAGCTGGTTCCGGAAGCAGTACCCAAAGCAGAACCACACCTTCGAGGTGTTCGCCATCGAGGCCGACCCGACGTTCCACCCTGATTACGCCACAAGGAAGGGGGTCACATTGCTCCCGTACGCCGCCTGGGTCAAGAATGACACGCTCAGCTTCGAGATCAATGGCGACCCCGGAAAGGAGGACGAGGCCAAGGCCAGTGGCCATGGCATGGGGCGCATCCGCCCCACGGCCGGTAAGAAGATGTCCGGCAAGGTGCGCAGTGTGCAGGCGTTTGATTTCGCCGAGTGGCTGAAGCAGACGGTGTCGGAGCAGGACTACGTGGTGATGAAGATGGATGTGGAGGGGACTGAGTTTGACTTGATCCCGAGGCTCTTCGACACGGGCGCGATCTGCTTGGTCGACGAGGTGTTCCTCGAGTGCCATTACAACCGGTGGCAAAGGTGCTGCCCTGGCGAGCGGTCGCCTAAGTATCAGAACACATACGAGGAGTGCCTCGAGCTCTTCAGCTCGCTCCGGGAGAGCGGCGTTCTTGTGCATCAGTGGTTTTGA